The genomic stretch ATTCTTCTCACGGCCCGCATTCTCGATGCCTCTCTCTCTACGCCCAACTCCTTCACCGATCCTTGCTTCCCACTCCTCATTCCTTCACCCTCCTCTTCGTCGCCTGCGCCAAGCTCTCTAGTCGCTCCTTCGGCCAAATGATTCACGCCCATTTTCTCAAATTCGGCCTTGATCACGACGCCTATGCCTTGACCGCATTGGTTGACATGTATGCTAAGATGGGCTTGCTGCTTTTCGCAAGAAAGGTGTTTGATGAGATGTATGCCAAAGATGTGCCAACATGGAATTCTTTAATTTCGGGTTATGCAAGAAGAGGGGATTTGGATGAAGCGTTGCGCTGCTTCTTGGCTATGCCGTCAAGGAATGTCATTTCTTGGACTGCTTTGGTGTCGGGGTATTCGCAGAATGGGAGATACAGGGAGGCTTTGGAGATGTATTTGGAGATGGAGAGAGAGGGGATAGTTAGGCCTAATCATGTCACAATAGCTAGTGTTCTTCCGGCTTGTGCTAATCTTGGCGCGTTGGAGGTGGGGCAGAGGATCGAAGCTTATGCCCGTGCAAATGGCTATATCAGAAACGCCTTTGTCTGTAACGCGGTGTTGGAGCTTTATGCAAGGTGTGGTGTGATTGAGAAGGCAatgcagttgtttgatgaaattGGTGGCGGTAGAAATTTATGTTCTTGGAATAGTATGATCATGGGTTTAGCTGTCCATGGAAGATGTCAGGGAGCTCTGGATCTGTTTACCCAAATGCTGGTGAGCTTTCTTAATGCTTCAACATAACTATGTTCGAGATTGATTGCTCGAACAAAGCAGCAGAATAGTATTGCGTATATCGTTGTATCCCTCCAAATTGAACAAACTGACCTTTTTTTGCTTGTGGTTGGTAATGCAGAGGGAAGGAATCACCCCGGATGATGTCACGTTCGTGGGTGTGATCCTAGCATGTACTCATGGAGGGATGGTTGAGAAAGGCCGGGAGCTCTTCAACGCAATGGAGCAAAAGTTTCTCATCACGCCAAAGCTAGAACACTACGGATGCATGGTGGATCTTCTAGGCCGAGCAGGACTAATGCAAGAAGCCTATGAACTAATTATGGCCATGCCGATGAAGCCTGATTCAGTCGTATGGGGAGCTTTGCTCGGAGCCTGCAGTTTTCATGGAAACGTCAAATTTGCTGAGAGAGCTGCTGAGGAACTCTTTAAGTTGGAGCCATGGAATCCAGGCAATTATGTGATTCTTTCCAACATCTACGCGAAAGCTAACAAATGGAACGAAGTGGCAAAGCTGAGGAAGTTTATGAAAGGCTCCAACACCTCTAAAGCAGCAGGCCACAGCTTTATAGAAGAAGGAGGCAGACTCCACAAGTTTTTAGTCGAAGATAAGTGTCATTCCAGATCCAGTGAGATTTTTACAGTGTTAGATTTTGTCACTGCTGAAATGAGATTGCCTCGGAAAACTGATTTTTTGGATTCAATCATTGATGAAATAAGATTCATGGAGTCATCTTGAATATATTCTGTTTCAATAGGTAAAACTTAATGAGCCAAATTATGGTGAGGCTTTTCTGAGTAACCTTGAGCTTTCTAACCTGTTCATTACCTTTTAATGAGTattcaatttgttttttttttgttttccatTTTTGTGTACTTGGAAACTCATTTGTATCTGATTGTAGATTTAATAAACTCAATTACCATTTTGActttataaaaaattcatttacaACTTTAATGTGGTATCTCTGTCACCTATTTATAGTTGTTGTAGCTCGATTGGCTGAAGTCGAATATTAGATCATTTTAGTACCTGCCGATTTAAATATGTGACGTAGGAAGAAAAAATTGTCTAAGCCATGAAATTTATTTTGAGATTTGTTAAGAAGTTAGTTATACCGTAACGATCAATCCTTATACAATTTCAATTTGTCAGCGCTTATAACTGGGATTTTTTCTTCCTGCAAACGCCTGCtcttttataaaagaaaaattttGTGCATGACACACGCGCGcgcgcgcgcacacacacactatatatatatatatatatagggttgtgataattgagattttttagcctaattgagaattgagatgcattattagccactcatttttattaaatgagtggtccagaatttaccacatggaaaatatttttacattaattaattgtgaaagggcagaatggtaatttcatcatacattttatttaataaatatttttttatttttttaaaaaaaattaaatttttttttcgattttttatttttttattatttttatttttttgtcaactacatatacaattcatgtcaactacacacatataatgtcaactacatatacaattcatgtcaactgcacatatataatgtcaactacatatatgattcatatcacctatacacatataatgtcaactataagctgttgacatttgatgtgcaggctattgacatttgatgtgcagggctattgacatttgatgtgcaggctacacatcgtagttgacatcgcgtgaaaattaaaaaaattaaaaaaaaattaaaaatttttttttaaaatttttttaaaaaataaaaaaataatttttttagttgttgacattttaatacgagttgttgacatttgatattctggctattgaaatgaaatgacgataatacccttagttgatataatctacttgtagttgacatttcaaaatgagtggctgaaaatgcatctcaattctcaattaagctaaaaaatctcaacctaacaagaccctatatatatgtatatatttatatgaaaatattCCAATTACCCATTTgcttaatactccctctgtctcaagctactcgcacttatttcctttttgggcgtcccaagttacttgcactctttccatttttagtaaaaattttcacctatagccatcattttttactttcctatacactcattccttagtctccgtgccgaaaaggaaaggagcgagtagcccgggacggagggagtactaacaAAAAAGGCTACGCATGAGCAATAGAATATCAGAGATTCTTATTTCGACAAGACCGCTGGGTACAGTGCATCAAAGTCAAGCctcaaaattatttaattctgaATTTGgtgatttaaaattaattaaatccattaATTTAGAGACGGGCTAGCTTATACGTTTTGCATGGGCTTGTTTAGGCCAACTGCTTTTGTACAAATGAACAATAAGCCTCGAAACACATTGCTTAAGTTGGAAAATTAATAGAAATCCGTAATAAGATCAAATATAGGGAAACTCTATTTATACTTaatgaaatttatataaatctGATTGTTTTGGATCATACTCACCTCGTCACCTTTCTAAGCCAACATAAACGGTGAGTAATCTAAGTATAACAACTTAATTAATGATCGTAATGCTGCAAATCACATGACCAAGTTAATCGATTCAAAGCAAAGTATAACAAAATGGTAATCATGGAGCTGATAGACAATTGCTATATTTTAAATACTAGGAGTAATATTTTCCATCTAACTTCATcaacttaataaaaaaacacatacatATCGCTATTGGCaacgtttttattttttgcattaATCTGATTGTTTTGCTACGCTAAAAAGGCCTTCACTTGAGCTAGTTTGAACGATCTCTCTCCATGGCAACCACAATCACTGCCTTGGTGTGTGCATTGTTGAGTTTACTTTCCATCTCACATAGCGTCCATGGAATCAAGAGATGGCCTGGTGGTGGTTCCACAAGATTCTATGATTTCAAGGTCTCCTATTCACTCtagctctctttctctctcgtaAATCGGTAAATATATTAATGTATCGAGTGAAGTATGTATTGATGATAGGTGCAAACGAAGAGGGTAACGAAGCTGTGCAGTAGCAGGGAGATCGTGACCATTAACGAAATGTACCCAGGCCCGGTAGTTTATGCTCAAGAAGATGATCGAGTCATCGTTCGAGTCACCAATTTAACGCCTCATAATGCCACAATCCACTGGTAATATACAGACCCTTCCCTTGCCATGATTAATTATTTGACCATGTGATATCCTGCAGGCATGGGGTCCGCCAGCGGTTGTCGTGCTGGTTCGACGGCCCTTCTTGCGTCACGCAATGCCCCATCCAAGCCGGCCAGACTTTTAGTTACGAGTTCACTCTGGTTCAACAAAAGGGCACCTTTTTCTGGCATGCTCACTTCTCCTGGCTTCGGGCAACCGTTTATGGCGCCTTCATCGTTTACCCCAAACCTGGCGTCCCCTACCCTTTTCCTTACCCGTACGAGGAGCATATTATTATACTAGGTTCATCTCTTAATCATGGATAACAAACTTCTATGGAAGTATACTTACCTTATGTCTTGTTAATTAGTCTTAACTCATTTTTTTGCAAATAACAGGGGAATATTGGTTGAAAGATGCTCTAAAGCTCGAGCAGTCAGTTTTGGCCAGCGGTGGAGGCGCTCCGAAGGCTGATGCTTACACGATCAACGGCCACCCTGGCCCCAACTATAACTGCTCCGCCAACGGTAACACCTGCCTCAATTTCTCTGTTTTATGACAAAATACACCAAGTTCACATCATGCTATGGCATAACataactcagtatatataatatagatGTAGTAAAAGGTAAACGCAGTAGAAAATTATCAAGAAACGTTGTCGTTTCCACAGATGTCTACAGGATCAACGTGGTGCCTGGGAAGACCTACCTGCTGAGGCTGATCAACGCAGGATTGAACACAGAAAACTTCTTTGCAATCGCCAACCACAAGCTCACCATAGTCGAAGCAGACGCAGAGTACACCAAGGCGCTGCCCACGGACAAGGTGATGCTCGGTCCTGGACAGACCCTCAACGTCCTTGTCACAGCAAATCAGCCCATAAGCAGATACTCCATGGCTGTCGGGGCCGTACATGTCTGCAAGAAACGTACCCTTTCAAAACATAACCTCAGTTGGGTATTTTCAGTACCTAGGTGCAACACCAAACAGCATATCTTTACCAGCCATGCTACCTAGGTTCAACGATAATCTTGTCGTTAAAACTGTAATGGACGGGCTCCGGGGTCTGAACACCTCGGATGTTCCTAAAGTGATTGACAAGAACTTGTTTGTCACCATAGGTGTGAATGTGCAGAAGTGTAGTAGAAAAAACCCAAAGAAAAACTGTCAAGGGACCAACGGGGGGGGGGTGTTTGCTGCTTCCATGAACAATATAAGTTTTATTAGGCCTAATGTTTCACTTCTAGAAGCTTATTACAGGGATAGAGCTGGCTACTTCACTGATGATTTCCCTGGGGCACCCTTAAAATTATACGATTTTGTTAACGGGGCGCCTAACAATGCTCCTATCGACACCAACTCCATGAATGGGACGAGGGTATTTGTGCTCGAGTATGGGACAAGGGTTCAGCTCATCTTGCAGGATACTGGAACTGTCTCGACTGAGAATCATCCGATCCATCTTCATGGATACAGTTTCTATGTCGTGGGCTATGGCACGGGAAACTACAATCCAGATACTGCTAATTTCAACTTGGTGGATCCACCCTACATGAACACCATTGGCGTTCCTGTTGGTGGATGGGCAGCAATTAGATTTACAGCTGACAATCCAGGTATTATTGTGTCTACTTAAAATCAGTCTTTGCGTCAAATATTCATCTAACGTAAGGATATGCATAACTGAAAAAGTGAtgaattaaatataatactataacaTCTCTGCATAAGAGAAATACATACAGAGACATAAGCACGTTCGTCGTCGTACACACATACTAACACAGACATCTGAGCCGTTACACGAAACAAACTTGATGAGACTCTATGAATGTGGTGTAGGGGTCTGGTTTATGCACTGCCATCTGGAGATACATTTATCATGGGGTTTGTCTGTGGCGCTTATCGTCAAGAACGGGCAAGGACCACTCGAGACCCTTCCTCACCCACCAGCTGATTACCCTCGGTGTTAGAAGCTGTGCTTGTATGTGGTGGATAAACAAGAATCACCAGGAGGACTTCCGATATTTTCCATGATCAGATTCTTTTGTACAAGTGTGTATTATGAATGTCTAAGTGTGGCTTGGTTGTCTCAATAAAAATCTCTGTGTTTCTAGATCATTTTGCTAGCTTTCTCACCTTTAAGAATGCTCATTCAGAAGACAAATATGGTAGTATTGAAAGTAAGCTATAATGATAACCTCTTCAAAAAAGCAAGATAAGAGGAAGAGAAGCTGCAGGAGGTAGAAGATGCTATGCCTATTATAAATGGAAAGTTTCTACAACAACCATATACAGCAATTAAATATGCCAACCTAATTCTTCAAGGAatataatatcaaattaaaacTTCGAGAATATGTCAGTACTATAAAAGTTACAAAGTACATATCAAAAGTGAACAAAACCACAAATCACAAGGCATTTTCATTCCATTTTGTCTGTTCATAAATGTTTAAAAGAAGGCAAGAATTAATCAACTCTGGAACAACCAAGTGcctattgttttttttaattttagcatATTCATCTCAAGAAATTCAAGATCAATAAGTGAAATAGCTTGGTTCATTGACATGTGTGAGTGGGTTCTACGAACTGCAAGCAGAATGTGCTGAAACGTACCTTATGGAATCAATGCTCGCTGCTGCTCAAAGCTCAGAGCACATGCAGAATGTGAAAGTGGAAAAAACCATGGTTATCCTCAAACAATAAGTTGCAAATTAAACCACAGTTACAGTAAgtgtaaaaatgaaatagaagaAAACTTACACAACAACCAAGATGATTTATACACATACCTTGACAACTCAAGTTCAAGAGGGAAAAGATCGAACCTATCTCCTAATTAATTCAACATATCCCTCTATTTATAGTAGCAAAGGAGGGTACTAACTTAATGTACTGACAAATACCTCGTTGTAAGTACAATTATTATCTGTACTGCAACTCTATCAACACAAAAAAAGACAATGAAAGATAGTCTACCAATATTTTAACATCCTCTCAGTTAACAATGACAGGCTCACAATAAGATAAGAGTAACTGAGATTTCATTAAGTTACTCAATAAACCCATCCCTGAGGCCTGAAAAGAAGTATAAATAGGCCCTCCCGGGGACTTGATATGGCATTACGAGTCTCCTCACTGGAAAACATCTTGCTCAAATGAGTGTTGCACAACTCAGACATTGGAAAATGTCATGACTGAGACACTCATGTGGGTAAGATGTTTTGCACAGAAGACGCACCTTCTTTTGAAGAAGCTTAATAATAACAAGAGTCGGGGATTAGCTGTGTAAGTATTAGTCAGTTAAGGTGTAAGGGAACCATGGCATATATGGTGAAGAGACTCCTGCAGCAATCACCAAATATAAAGAGCAAGTAAAATCTACAATGATGTTTGCATGTAATGATacgatgattattattattattattattattattattatttagttagttaattatggatttgcatatctttttcatatcttttatcttgctcattaagttagtatccactattataaatagtggacattgttagtcATTTAGAtcaattcaagaaatatcaattcagTTTATCCTTTATCgttactttatcttttattgtactttatttTCCGCAAGTTCGTCTCGTCAAACCTTAATtgaccgagaaccctaggctgctcgacgggaggatcccgcgaacaAACCTAACCCTTCTCCGGCAACCTCGCGCTGCCGGGACCGATACGAGTACCCTGGTATCATGTAACTTCATATATACCCTTGATTCCGTGGCAACATAAATTAAGTCGATGAGATTTCAAACGttttaactcaaacacatagcaCACATCATCAATTCACCATCTCATTTGGTGAAACCTTTCATACATCAGACTCAGATTTCATCACCCTTCTTTCCAAATTCCAGAGCTAATTTCAAAGGCAATAGAGAACAATGAAACATATTTGAACTCTATTAATCTGCAGAAGATCGTCATGCAATATCGAAGATGCATATCGATCGAATACATGAAACAAGCATGAATGAAGTAAGGTTGCATGCGAGATCTCTGTGAGTACCTTCTAATTTCTACTTATTTTTTGCCACTCACAATCCAAATAGCATAGCACAAGAAAATTATGGTTATCCATCCAAGTAATTCAAGCGAAGGTCAAAACGTACCTAAAGGTGAATTCACTCAACTGAGAAAACGAAGCATTCGATTATTGAAGAATAAGCGAGCAACCAGACGCAGAACTCAATTTGTTAAGTTCCCAGCAGCATTTTGGACTTGGGCCTCAATAATGAAAGCCCGAAGCCCGATAGATTATTGGGGGATAAACATTTAGTCAGTTAATTAtctaaataatagtagtaaaagataattctaattaattcatacttcTAACCATACCTTTTACTTTTCTTCTACTTTTGCAATCAAGATTTAGCTTTTCGAAAACAAATTATATTAGTTACTCACATGATTCAGAACTGTACATAcgtatataaaatattaaagtttAAAATTAGTCCAGTACATTTGCCGCAATTTTTTTTCCCTATACATCAAGTTTATTAGTTTTTTATCCCAAACagcggcggatccaggtggggtcatGTGGGGTCGACCGATCCTACCGGCGGTCCACCGAGCGTTGCCGGAAAACATCATTATCGACCTTTGACCCACCGCAGCTCTGCCTCTGACCCCGTAGCTGCTTCAACTCCACCCGAAACCTTCTAGCATCAGCGatgaaggaaaaagaaaaagtgcaGAAGGAGATAGCGGCGGGTGTGTGCATTAGGTTTGCAGGTTAGGCTTTGGTTAATTGGTTGTTGGCTCATACGAATGGGTTTAGTTACATTTGGTCAAATAGCCTCAATCAGCCCATTAATCTAtctagtattaacacccgtaTGCATGGGACATAAAAGTTTCaatttataaatacaaaataaatgaatatataaaacataaaccATGTATGACTATATCTTTCACCCAACTATTACATTAGTACGCACAAAAATATggtcattttcatttattaaaagttatcccaatttattacaCATATATACCAagttatttataacttataccaccattaaaACATTACTTCAACTACTCTTCCCCCCTCTCatactttacaaattttatcttaatttccaTAGCATATTATAtgcctatatttttattgaacgaAGATAGTAATgtacataaatataatatttaagaAGCATAAAAGAGAAATATGAATCAAAGTTATAAAGAACAAAATCTTATCTcataaaagaaatcaaaatcaaataaattataCCTTTTCATACTACCTTTAGTGTCCACCATCTTATCTCATGACACAAATTATTTTGTCACAATCTCATCCTATGAAGATCATCACCCAAACACTAtcattttacttaattaatattttaatatttcttgAATTTATGTACTATGCAAGTTTAgagaatttgtttttctttcatccaaaataaaattataataaaattttatatagttatactatcttaataataacttataaaaaaaactaaatgtctcaataaaaaatacttaaatcgcaataaatattataatagtaaGTACCAAATAGATATTTAACACTATAGGTTTTAATGACTTAGCATAACTTATGATGTATGGCCAAAGACTAAATACATAGTAATTATTCTCAATCGGCCTCGCCACCTCCCTCTCGTTGCCTTGCCTCGCCACCTCCCTCTCTATGCCAATCGATGCCGCCATGTCCACCGCCGTGCTCGCCGGGGTTCCTTTCATCCTGCTTAACTGTCTGTTTGGTCGGCCATGGTGTCGCCGGATGGCTCTTGCAGAGTTGCAGTTCCtgcaccgccgccgctgcctccgTCTCTTCCGCTGGATGGTTCTCTTCCAGCCGCCGCTGCTAACTACGTCCCTTCCGCCGTCGCCGCTGCCTCCGTCCCTTCTGCCGCCGCTGCCTTTACTTTCCGGCCATGCATCTCCGGCGCTGGCCTCATCCCCGATGAAGTATCTTTTTCATGTTTcagaatatataatttaaaaccAATATTATGTTATTCAAAGTTTCATAAATGTATAAATTGAAAGATTCTACATGGATTTTTGCTAATTTGATATGTTTGTTCCTTTGCCAAAGCCATAGTCGGAGTTCTCGCCGGAGCCATCAACGGATTCCAAGCAGAACCACCCCTATTTTGCAatcagaaaattagaaaattagtcCATGATACATAAATGTAGATTCAACTAATGACAGACTCTATTTAAAAGTGTTTCAAAACTTTCTCAAGAAGCTAAAATTTTATTGAACAatactcaaaataaaataaagaaataaaagccACTTCATCTctccattttccctccaaaaa from Salvia splendens isolate huo1 chromosome 4, SspV2, whole genome shotgun sequence encodes the following:
- the LOC121798842 gene encoding pentatricopeptide repeat-containing protein At5g08510-like — encoded protein: MNQLKQFHAHSLRIGTDFAKDLITRLIEIPNLNYAHKVLDSFPHPTLSLYNKLIQAHSSHGPHSRCLSLYAQLLHRSLLPTPHSFTLLFVACAKLSSRSFGQMIHAHFLKFGLDHDAYALTALVDMYAKMGLLLFARKVFDEMYAKDVPTWNSLISGYARRGDLDEALRCFLAMPSRNVISWTALVSGYSQNGRYREALEMYLEMEREGIVRPNHVTIASVLPACANLGALEVGQRIEAYARANGYIRNAFVCNAVLELYARCGVIEKAMQLFDEIGGGRNLCSWNSMIMGLAVHGRCQGALDLFTQMLREGITPDDVTFVGVILACTHGGMVEKGRELFNAMEQKFLITPKLEHYGCMVDLLGRAGLMQEAYELIMAMPMKPDSVVWGALLGACSFHGNVKFAERAAEELFKLEPWNPGNYVILSNIYAKANKWNEVAKLRKFMKGSNTSKAAGHSFIEEGGRLHKFLVEDKCHSRSSEIFTVLDFVTAEMRLPRKTDFLDSIIDEIRFMESS
- the LOC121798844 gene encoding LOW QUALITY PROTEIN: laccase-6-like (The sequence of the model RefSeq protein was modified relative to this genomic sequence to represent the inferred CDS: deleted 1 base in 1 codon) — its product is MATTITALVCALLSLLSISHSVHGIKRWPGGGSTRFYDFKVQTKRVTKLCSSREIVTINEMYPGPVVYAQEDDRVIVRVTNLTPHNATIHWHGVRQRLSCWFDGPSCVTQCPIQAGQTFSYEFTLVQQKGTFFWHAHFSWLRATVYGAFIVYPKPGVPYPFPYPYEEHIIILGEYWLKDALKLEQSVLASGGGAPKADAYTINGHPGPNYNCSANDVYRINVVPGKTYLLRLINAGLNTENFFAIANHKLTIVEADAEYTKALPTDKVMLGPGQTLNVLVTANQPISRYSMAVGPYMSARNVPFQNITSVGYFQYLGATPNSISLPAMLPRFNDNLVVKTVMDGLRGLNTSDVPKVIDKNLFVTIGVNVQKCSRKNPKKNCQGTNGGGVFAASMNNISFIRPNVSLLEAYYRDRAGYFTDDFPGAPLKLYDFVNGAPNNAPIDTNSMNGTRVFVLEYGTRVQLILQDTGTVSTENHPIHLHGYSFYVVGYGTGNYNPDTANFNLVDPPYMNTIGVPVGGWAAIRFTADNPGVWFMHCHLEIHLSWGLSVALIVKNGQGPLETLPHPPADYPRC